From Nicotiana tabacum cultivar K326 chromosome 15, ASM71507v2, whole genome shotgun sequence, the proteins below share one genomic window:
- the LOC107783398 gene encoding casein kinase 1-like protein HD16: protein MIDMPQLRSGVRRGRRPIEAEPNNNNNNNKRVTRRATVARTTRQRRAPGNRVVGGRKKKNTNNEEVKEVILPVDDENAVKETASGGEEDKEKKEVEKEEEEVGEKQMDEYDSGGGQSGGDKNLAAEDEGSTAPLPERVQVGGSPAYRIDRKLGKGGFGQVYVGRRANPPNPHERTGPGAFEVALKFEHRSSKGCNYGPPYEWQVYNALGGSHGIPRVHYKGRQGDYYIMVMDMLGPSLWDVWNNNSHAMSIEMVACIAIEAISILEKLHSRGYVHGDVKPENFLLGTPGTPDEKKLFLVDLGLATRWRDTSTGLHVEYDQRPDVFRGTVRYASVHAHLGRTGSRRDDLESLAYTLVFLLRGRLPWQGYQGENKGFLVCKKKMATSPETLCCFCPAPFRQFVEYVVNLKFDEEPNYAKYISLFDGVVGPNPDIRPINTDGAQKLIYQVGQKRGRLTLEEDDDEQPKKKVRMGMPATQWISVYNARRPMKQRYHYNVADMRLAQHIEKGNEDGLFISSVASCSNLWALIMDAGTGFSAQVYELSPLFLHKEWIMEQWEKNYYISAIAGANNGSSLVIMSKGTQYLQQSYKVSESFPFKWINKKWKEGFYVTAMATAGNRWAIVMSRGAGFSDQVVELDFLYPSEGIHRRWDAGYRITSTAATWDQAALVLSVPRRKPADETQETLRTSAFPSTHVKEKWAKNLYLASVCYGRTVS, encoded by the exons ATGATCGATATGCCTCAACTGCGTAGTGGAGTGCGCAGAGGCCGTCGACCGATTGAAGCAGaacctaacaacaacaacaacaacaacaagagaGTTACAAGGCGAGCGACTGTCGCACGGACTACGAGACAGAGGCGAGCGCCAGGAAATAGAGTAGTTGgaggaaggaagaagaaaaatacaaataacgAGGAGGTTAAAGAAGTAATTTTACCAGTAGATGATGAGAATGCTGTAAAGGAAACAGCGTCTGGCGGTGAAGAGGATAAGGAGAAGAAGGAAGTAgagaaggaggaagaagaagtAGGAGAAAAACAGATGGATGAGTATGATAGTGGAGGCGGCCAAAGCGGCGGCGATAAGAATTTGGCTGCTGAGGATGAAGGCAGCACTGCTCCACTGCCTGAAAGG GTCCAGGTTGGTGGATCACCAGCTTATAGGATTGATAGGAAACTTGGTAAAGGAGGATTTGGTCAAGTGTATGTGGGTCGTCGTGCAAACCCACCAAATCCACATGAAAGAACTGGCCCAGGAGCTTTCGAG GTTGCCTTGAAATTCGAGCACAGAAGCAGCAAAGGTTGTAACTATGGACCACCTTATGAGTGGCAGGTCTACAA TGCCCTTGGTGGTAGTCATGGTATACCACGTGTACATTACAAGGGACGTCAAGGTGATTACTATATTATG GTTATGGATATGCTTGGTCCTAGTTTGTGGGATGTTTGGAACAATAATTCCCATGC GATGTCTATTGAAATGGTAGCATGCATTGCCATTGAAGCAATTTCCATACTCGAGAAATTGCACTCCAGAGG GTATGTGCATGGAGATGTAAAGCCTGAAAACTTTCTTCTTGGAACTCCTGGAACTCCTGATGAGAAAAAATTGTTTCTTGTTGACCTTGGGTTAG CAACAAGGTGGCGTGATACTTCTACTGGCTTACATGTGGAATATGATCAACGGCCTGATGTCTTTAG AGGAACTGTAAGGTATGCTAGTGTGCATGCTCACCTTGGAAGGACTGGAAGCCGAAGGGATGATTTAGAGTCGCTGGCTTACACTCTCGTCTTTCTTCTCCGAGGCCGGCTGCCTTGGCAGGGATACCAG GGCGAGAACAAAGGTTTCCTTGTCTGTAAGAAAAAGATGGCAACTTCTCCAGAAACTCTTTGCTGCTTCTGCCCTGCTCCGTTTAGACAGTTTGTGGAATATGTTGTGAACTTGAAGTTTGACGAGGAGCCTAACTATGCTAAATATATCTCCTTGTTTGATGGAGTAGTAGGTCCAAATCCGGACATCAGGCCAATCAACACTGATGGTGCACAGAAG CTTATATACCAAGTTGGGCAGAAAAGAGGAAGATTGACAttggaagaagatgatgatgaacagCCAAAGAAGAAGGTTCGCATGGGAATGCCTGCGACACAATGGATCAGTGTTTACAATGCTCGGCGCCCAATGAAGCAAAG GTATCACTATAACGTTGCTGATATGAGGCTAGCTCAGCACATCGAGAAAGGAAATGAGGACGGACTATTTATCAGCAGTGTGGCATCTTGTTCGAACTTGTGGGCCCTAATCATGGATGCGGGGACTGGGTTTAGTGCCCAAGTTTATGAACTGTCACCTCTTTTTCTTCACAAG GAATGGATTATGGAGCAATGGGAGAAGAATTATTATATTAGTGCCATAGCAGGAGCTAATAATGGGAGCTCATTAGTTATCATGTCAAAGG GTACCCAGTATCTGCAGCAATCATACAAAGTCAGCGAGTCTTTTCCATTCAAGTGGATAAACAAAAAATGGAAAGAGGGGTTTTATGTCACTGCCATGGCAACTGCAGGAAATAGATGGGCAATTGTTATGTCTCGTGGGGCTGGGTTCTCTGATCAG GTCGTGGAATTAGATTTTCTCTATCCTAGTGAAGGGATCCATAGGAGATGGGATGCTGGTTATAGGATCACATCGACTGCAGCCACATGGGATCAAGCTGCTCTTGTTCTAAGTGTTCCAAGAAGGAAACCTGCAGATGAAACACAAGAGACCCTTCGTACTTCTGCTTTTCCTAGCACTCATGTCAAG GAGAAATGGGCAAAAAATCTTTACCTTGCATCTGTCTGTTATGGGCGAACTGTTTCTTGA
- the LOC142169472 gene encoding uncharacterized protein LOC142169472, whose protein sequence is MSTVQNTPFTVVDEAPLQLQMWWYDLEEDDQKWVTKHLGALTNIMKIKLRDDLIEALVTFWDPVHNIFRFSDFELTPTLEEMAGYSGFGRDLRNQELIFLRALSVHRFFDLLNISKQIRKTNVVEGCCFFYFLYSRFEQPHGFEMHEKGLNNKQNKDTWQIHRRFAFIVAFLGIMVFPNEERTIDTCIARVVQVLTTKEHHTLAPTILSNIYRALTLCKSGVKFFEGCNILLQIWLIEHLRHHPKFMSYGPSKDNFIESYEERVKDYNSPKGVEAWISHLRSLNASQIEWTLGWLPVREVIHTSALKSYLLLLGLRSVQSYAPHRVLRQLGRYQVVPKDEDLSVQVIELHPEAPLPEALIQQIWNGCRYLKGDTQVPDPARGEVDSGYAIWFGKRSRVDDVPEPKRPTKRPHVQAFDDKIQERLA, encoded by the coding sequence atgagcactgTCCAGAACACACCATTCACAGTTGTAGACGAGGCTCCACTtcagcttcagatgtggtggtatgatttagaaGAAGATGATCAGAAATGGGTCACCAAACACCTGGGAGCCCTTACAAATATTATGAAAATTAAACTACGGGACGATTTGATTGAggcactagtgactttttgggaccccgTTCACAATATCTTTCGCTTCTCCGATTTTGAGCTAACTCCCACTTTAGAAGAGATGGCTGGATATTCCGGGTTTGGCAGGGATTTGAGAAACCAGGAGCTCATATTCCTAAGGGCTCTTTCTGTACACCGATTCTTCGATCTTCTGAACATTAGTAAGCAAATTAGAAAGACCAACGTAGTCGAAGGGTGTTGTTTTTTTTACTTCTTGTACTCTAGGTTCGAGCAGCCACATGGgtttgaaatgcatgaaaagggccttaacaacaagcagaacaaagacacatggcaaattcatcgtcgcttcgccttcatagTGGCGTTTCTGGGAATTATGGTCTTCCCAAACGAGGAGCGGACAATTGATACCTGCATAGCCAGGGttgtacaggtcctcactaccaaagaacatcacactcttgccccgaCCATTCTATCAAACATTTATCGGGCATTGACTTTGTGCAAGTCCGGGGTaaaattcttcgaagggtgcaatattttgttaCAAATATGGTTGATTGAgcatctccgacatcaccccaagttcatgagcTATGGTCCGAGCAAGGACAATTTCATTGAGAGTTACgaagaaagagtaaaagattacaactctccaaaaggggtggaagcctggatatcccacCTAAGATCTTTAAatgcaagtcaaattgagtggactttgggatggctcccggtaagagaggtgatacacacGTCGGCCCTAAaaagttatttgttgttgttgggtttgaGAAGTGTCCAGTCGTATGCGCCACATagagttctaagacagctaggaAGGTACCAAGTAGTACCTaaggatgaagatttgagtgtgcaagtgattgagctacaccccgaagcccCACTCCCCGAAGCTTTAATCCAGcaaatttggaatggttgtcgctACTTGAAAGGTGATACTCAGGTGCCAGATCCTGCGAGAGGTGAGGTAGATTCGGGTTATGCTATATGGTTTGGGAAgaggtctcgcgtggatgatgtgcCAGAGCCCAAAAGGCCCACAAAAAGgccgcatgttcaagcctttgatgataaaatccaagaacggttggccTGA